AGTAGAAAAAATAGACACTATCAAATGGGAAAAAGCTAAAGATATTATCGAATTTAAAGATACTATACATTCTAGATTTAAATTTAGCAATACTCCATCATGTCGTGATTGTCACGCACAAAGTGGTAAAGGAATTAGAGCAGATATTGCAGCTAGCAAAAATTTAATTAATCAAAAATGTGCAACCTGCCATGAAAAAGCAAGTAATGCTTTAGCAAAAAGTGCTCATGGAGTTGAAAATTTTTTACCAGTTCAAAACGGAGAAAAGAAAAAAGAAAAGCCTTCATGTGCAACTTGTCACTCTATACATGTAACACCTAAACACTCAGGAATTTTTTCTCAAAAGCAACTAGTAGATCAAAAATGTGCACAATGTCACAAACAAAAAACAAAAACTTTTCATATGACATTTCATGGTAAAGGTATGGTTTTAAGCACACCAGGTGAAACTCCAAGTGTGGCTACTTGTTCTGATTGCCATGGTAAGCATAATATTTTAAAATCAAGTGAAAGAAATTCAACTTTATCACCAATTAATCGTGTTGAAACTTGCAAATCATGCCACCCAAATTCTAATGAAAATTTTGCCAATTGGATGGCACATGCTGATCATAGTGATGGACAAAATTATCCAGGTTTACACGGAGCATATATATTTATGACTGCTTTGGTGATTTCTGTATTTGTTTTCTTTGGAGCTCATACTATACTTTGGTGTATTAGATTGATTGCTATGCGTATTAAGTATCCTAAAGAATGGAAAGAAGCAAGAAAAGCAGCACATGAAGATAAGGTAAAAATAAGAAGATTTAGCACTTTTCACAGAATTCAACACTTTTTTATGGCAACAAGTTTTCTCGGGCTTGCATTCTCTGGTTTACCGCAAAAATTTTATGATGCGCCTTGGGCTAAACCAATGATAGATTTAATGGGAGGAGATATAATTGATGCTGCTACAATTCATCATATATCTGCAATAATAATGTTTGCAGTATTCTTCTCACACATTGGAGAAATAATCATAGTTAATTGGAAGCGTCGTGATGTAGCTAGAGATCCTAAAACTGGTAAAATAAGCATTATGAATGTTTTAAGAGCTACTTTTGGTCCTGATTCTTTAATGCCAAATTGGCAAGATTTTAAAGATATGAAAGATCATTTTAAATGGTTCTTTGGGTTTGGTCCAAGACCTCAATTTGATAGATGGACTTATTGGGAAAAATTTGATTATTTAGCTGTATTTTGGGGTATGTTTATCATCGGAATTTCAGGGCTTATTTTATGGTTCCCTGCTTTCTTTGGTAAATTTTTACCAGGTGAAGCAATAAATCTTGCTACATTGTTACATTCAGATGAAGCTTTACTGGCAACAGGATTTATTTTTGCTATACACTTTTTTAATACACACTTTAGAGCAGATCGCTTCCCTATGGATATGGTGATTTTCTCAGGTAGCATTAGCGAAGAAGAAATTAAACAAGAAAGAAGTGTTTGGTATAAACGCTTAAAAGAAAGTGGAAAGTTGGCAAAACTTTATGAAACAAAAAGTAATTTTTCAGCTTATAAATGGCTTGCAAAATTAGCTGGTTTTGCTATGCTTATTATTGGTTTAATCTTTTTATTCTTAATGCTTTATACTTTCGTATCTACAATAATGTAATTTACAGCCTTATTCGCTATAATAGCGAATAAGGTTTTCTTCCTTTATTTTTTATAAGGATTTAAAATATGTTTTACAAAATAATAATTATTAGTTTAATTGCTTTATTTATTAGCGCATGTGATGAAAAAGTTGATACGAATTTGATATCAAGCGGTGCCAAATTTACAAAAGAGTATGCTCAACAAACAAATGATATAGATAAAAAATCCTATCAAGAGATTGCACATTTGTTCAAAGATAATACACAAATTCAAAGTAAAGAAAAAAATATTTTAATTATTTTTAGTGCAAATCATTGCGTGTATTGTGATAAATTAAAAGAAGAAATTCTAAATGATAAAAAACTACAAAATTTAATCAAAGATGATTATAATTCTTACTATATCAATATTAGTTATAAAAAAATTCATACATTTAACAAAAACCATACAAGCGATTTAAGTACGGCTGAACTTTCTAGTTTATATAACATTGTAGCAACTCCAACTATAGTAATACTAAATAAAAACAGCCAAACACTTTTTAATTATCCAGGTTTTATTAGTGCTAAAAGACTAAAAGCTACTATGGAATTTTTAAATAAAGATGATATTAAAAATTTAAGCGAAGAGATAATTGCTAAAAAACTTTTACATTTTTATAAAGAAAATAATATTTAATCAAATGGAGAAATAATGCAATATTTTTTTTCATTTTATATGAGTTTTTTGTTGATGTTTTT
The genomic region above belongs to Campylobacter peloridis LMG 23910 and contains:
- a CDS encoding cytochrome c family protein, which produces MKKLMTKIFIILFTLFLPSGFVFAEANGEIGSIEGVKSISLSQAEKLLDQNNTYFFDVNSEQDRYANGYIPNSISTYVENWQNLLPNDKNANLVFYGLNRFRFEASQAAAVAIELGYKNSVVMLDGIEAWATSGRKVEKIDTIKWEKAKDIIEFKDTIHSRFKFSNTPSCRDCHAQSGKGIRADIAASKNLINQKCATCHEKASNALAKSAHGVENFLPVQNGEKKKEKPSCATCHSIHVTPKHSGIFSQKQLVDQKCAQCHKQKTKTFHMTFHGKGMVLSTPGETPSVATCSDCHGKHNILKSSERNSTLSPINRVETCKSCHPNSNENFANWMAHADHSDGQNYPGLHGAYIFMTALVISVFVFFGAHTILWCIRLIAMRIKYPKEWKEARKAAHEDKVKIRRFSTFHRIQHFFMATSFLGLAFSGLPQKFYDAPWAKPMIDLMGGDIIDAATIHHISAIIMFAVFFSHIGEIIIVNWKRRDVARDPKTGKISIMNVLRATFGPDSLMPNWQDFKDMKDHFKWFFGFGPRPQFDRWTYWEKFDYLAVFWGMFIIGISGLILWFPAFFGKFLPGEAINLATLLHSDEALLATGFIFAIHFFNTHFRADRFPMDMVIFSGSISEEEIKQERSVWYKRLKESGKLAKLYETKSNFSAYKWLAKLAGFAMLIIGLIFLFLMLYTFVSTIM
- a CDS encoding SoxW family protein is translated as MFYKIIIISLIALFISACDEKVDTNLISSGAKFTKEYAQQTNDIDKKSYQEIAHLFKDNTQIQSKEKNILIIFSANHCVYCDKLKEEILNDKKLQNLIKDDYNSYYINISYKKIHTFNKNHTSDLSTAELSSLYNIVATPTIVILNKNSQTLFNYPGFISAKRLKATMEFLNKDDIKNLSEEIIAKKLLHFYKENNI